The proteins below come from a single Saccharopolyspora sp. SCSIO 74807 genomic window:
- a CDS encoding FAD-binding oxidoreductase, with translation MVHLIRETWAVVEPRSDEVAQFFYGMLFSLAPNTRELFSVNMQVQRSRLMRALVHIIQMIDRPDDLRPFLHQLGRDHRKFGVVSAHYEAVGTALLAAIKKFAGDSWTETVERAWAEGYTVMASAMIEAAAEDEGPAWYEGEVVDHQRLGWDVAIIRVRTDHPVPYQPGQYVSVEVPQRPRLWRYLTPANAPAEDGVLEFHVRAVDGGWVSRALVGHAQLGDEWRIGAPMGQLQVDREEGPDVLMIAGGTGLAPMRSVIEELAQYGQNPDVRLFYGGRTRDDLYDLENLQRVAMTNPWFSVTPVLEDDPSATGAEHGTLADVVAGHGSWEDREVFVSGSPAMIRATVSKLLVAGTPLDRIHYDPFTLD, from the coding sequence ATGGTCCACCTGATCCGGGAGACCTGGGCCGTCGTGGAACCGCGTTCGGACGAGGTCGCGCAGTTCTTCTACGGGATGCTGTTCAGCCTGGCCCCGAACACCCGCGAGCTGTTCTCGGTCAACATGCAGGTGCAGCGCAGCCGGTTGATGCGGGCGCTGGTGCACATCATCCAGATGATCGACAGGCCGGACGACCTGCGGCCGTTCCTGCACCAGCTCGGCCGCGACCACCGCAAGTTCGGCGTCGTGTCCGCGCATTACGAGGCGGTGGGCACCGCACTGCTGGCGGCGATCAAGAAGTTCGCCGGGGACAGCTGGACCGAGACGGTGGAACGCGCCTGGGCCGAGGGCTACACCGTGATGGCCTCGGCGATGATCGAAGCGGCCGCCGAGGACGAGGGCCCCGCCTGGTACGAGGGGGAGGTCGTCGACCACCAGCGGCTGGGCTGGGACGTGGCGATCATCCGAGTGCGCACCGACCACCCGGTGCCGTACCAGCCTGGCCAGTACGTCAGCGTCGAGGTGCCGCAGCGGCCGCGCCTGTGGCGCTACCTCACGCCCGCCAACGCTCCGGCCGAGGACGGCGTGCTGGAGTTCCACGTCCGCGCCGTGGACGGGGGCTGGGTGAGCCGGGCGCTGGTGGGGCACGCGCAGCTCGGCGACGAGTGGCGGATCGGCGCGCCGATGGGGCAGCTGCAGGTCGACCGCGAAGAAGGACCGGACGTGCTGATGATCGCGGGCGGCACCGGGCTGGCACCGATGCGGTCGGTCATCGAGGAACTGGCGCAGTACGGGCAGAACCCGGACGTGCGGCTGTTCTACGGCGGCCGCACCCGGGACGACCTCTACGACCTGGAGAACCTGCAGCGGGTGGCGATGACGAACCCGTGGTTCTCGGTCACGCCGGTGCTGGAGGACGACCCGTCGGCGACGGGCGCCGAACACGGCACGCTGGCCGACGTGGTGGCCGGGCACGGTTCGTGGGAGGACCGCGAGGTGTTCGTCAGCGGCTCACCGGCCATGATCCGGGCAACGGTGTCGAAGCTGCTGGTCGCGGGAACGCCGCTGGACCGGATCCACTACGACCCGTTCACCCTGGACTGA